The proteins below are encoded in one region of Stieleria sp. JC731:
- the fliP gene encoding flagellar type III secretion system pore protein FliP (The bacterial flagellar biogenesis protein FliP forms a type III secretion system (T3SS)-type pore required for flagellar assembly.): MDFLLLSQAAAEPIAGSPEMFSDLAPPLQVAALLGMLSFAVAMLVSVTAFTRIIIVLSFVRRALSTQEIPPNQVMMGLSLFLTLFVMAPTFEKIHQDAVIPLMEAQANQEEGEPPTFGYIDAWQAASEPLKEFMMTNTRTSDLALFFELSDTPPPSQRIDTPMKVAVPAFIISELKTAFIMGFCIYIPFLLIDLVISTILMALGMMMMPPVVVSTPCKLLLFVLVDGWQLISRALVASFA, encoded by the coding sequence ATGGATTTCCTTCTACTATCCCAAGCCGCCGCGGAACCGATCGCCGGATCACCGGAGATGTTTTCCGATCTTGCACCACCGCTACAAGTCGCGGCGTTGCTGGGTATGCTCAGCTTTGCCGTCGCGATGCTTGTCAGCGTGACCGCATTCACTCGAATCATCATCGTCCTGTCATTCGTTCGTCGTGCTCTTTCGACTCAAGAAATTCCGCCGAACCAAGTCATGATGGGACTGAGCTTGTTCTTGACGCTTTTCGTCATGGCACCGACTTTCGAGAAAATCCATCAGGACGCGGTCATCCCCTTGATGGAAGCGCAAGCGAATCAAGAAGAAGGCGAACCGCCAACGTTCGGTTACATCGATGCTTGGCAGGCTGCGTCAGAGCCGTTGAAAGAATTCATGATGACGAACACTCGCACAAGTGACTTGGCGTTGTTCTTTGAACTCTCTGATACACCGCCACCCTCGCAACGTATCGACACACCGATGAAAGTCGCCGTGCCGGCATTCATCATCAGCGAACTGAAAACGGCCTTCATCATGGGCTTCTGCATCTACATTCCGTTCCTGCTGATCGATTTGGTGATCTCCACCATCTTGATGGCACTTGGAATGATGATGATGCCTCCGGTCGTCGTTTCGACGCCTTGCAAGCTGCTTCTGTTTGTCCTTGTTGACGGATGGCAATTGATCTCACGAGCCCTCGTAGCGAGCTTTGCCTGA
- a CDS encoding FliM/FliN family flagellar motor switch protein, with translation MSEGEQPNDDVDDEAQAAAEEGDAATATATEDDIPEFQQLEPNPPKGNGNLDLSRFGSVHVTLTAELGRTQLTIEELIALAEGSVIELNRAISAPVEIVAQGVPMGNGEVVVVDDQFAIRIKQIYSN, from the coding sequence ATGAGTGAGGGAGAACAGCCAAACGACGATGTGGACGACGAAGCACAAGCCGCTGCTGAAGAAGGCGACGCGGCAACGGCAACCGCTACCGAAGATGATATTCCCGAGTTTCAGCAGCTAGAACCCAATCCTCCCAAAGGAAATGGGAACCTGGACCTATCACGATTTGGTAGCGTTCACGTGACGCTGACGGCTGAACTCGGACGGACACAATTAACGATCGAAGAACTAATCGCCCTGGCGGAAGGATCGGTGATTGAACTAAACCGGGCCATCAGCGCGCCGGTCGAAATTGTTGCTCAGGGAGTGCCAATGGGAAACGGCGAAGTCGTCGTAGTCGACGACCAATTTGCAATTCGGATCAAGCAGATCTATTCGAATTAA
- a CDS encoding FliM/FliN family flagellar motor switch protein, whose amino-acid sequence MTLRAFDFREIAGLDDTATAIRTWLSKSTSFFSDEWVQATGFGAKLGLGPVSTDSFESILDATPRTDWCSVAYLREDLPTLWYSSGAQFRKLVGELICIDPPEETEGEQSEPEEPVELGAIEADLVQWFLDTMAACLGQGWMGNEDMTVQTSHLEKDPRKLRLYRAKDLMTKVTLKIECKSVVADVHWLLPKQKISKLFEDTVDNRRKAPPKSPSKEMIAQMPVEVITLLGSAKISMKDLKDIKPGQLIVLDQRIDAPMTSTVDGAPSFECWPGRLGNMQAVQVSQTKNG is encoded by the coding sequence ATGACCCTCCGCGCTTTCGACTTTCGCGAAATCGCGGGCCTGGATGACACAGCTACCGCGATCCGAACTTGGCTATCCAAGTCGACATCGTTCTTTTCGGACGAGTGGGTTCAAGCTACGGGCTTTGGGGCAAAGCTCGGGCTCGGCCCAGTCTCGACCGATTCGTTCGAGTCGATCTTGGATGCAACGCCAAGAACGGATTGGTGTAGCGTCGCCTACTTGCGTGAAGACCTGCCAACACTCTGGTACTCCAGCGGTGCGCAGTTCCGAAAGCTTGTCGGCGAACTGATCTGCATCGACCCTCCGGAAGAAACCGAGGGCGAGCAGTCAGAACCAGAGGAGCCTGTCGAACTTGGCGCAATCGAAGCAGACCTCGTTCAATGGTTCCTCGACACCATGGCGGCTTGCCTGGGCCAAGGATGGATGGGCAATGAAGACATGACGGTCCAAACGAGCCATCTCGAAAAGGACCCTCGTAAGCTTCGCCTCTATCGCGCAAAGGACCTAATGACGAAGGTCACGCTGAAGATCGAATGCAAATCGGTCGTCGCTGATGTCCATTGGCTGCTTCCAAAACAAAAGATCTCGAAGCTGTTCGAAGACACCGTCGACAACCGACGAAAGGCGCCACCAAAATCGCCTTCTAAGGAAATGATCGCGCAGATGCCCGTCGAAGTCATCACGCTTCTGGGATCGGCAAAGATTTCGATGAAGGACCTAAAAGACATCAAACCTGGACAACTGATTGTCCTTGATCAAAGGATTGACGCACCGATGACCTCCACGGTCGATGGTGCACCATCGTTCGAATGCTGGCCAGGCCGCTTGGGCAATATGCAAGCGGTTCAAGTCTCGCAAACCAAGAATGGTTAA
- the fliL gene encoding flagellar basal body-associated protein FliL, with protein sequence MADENDSGADEKKKGGLGKIIVWGLIFVMGAGTGIAVPLFVLPSNQSTASQPAPDENRMDIPEPDDKLGFVDFDEVVVNLNDSRYSRYLTCTFSLQVAASQKDAIDKLVEDNNVVLKNWLIAHLRDKKLEDVRGKLGHNLLRREIHDKFNEMLFTDGIERIQDVLFQDFKVQ encoded by the coding sequence ATGGCAGACGAAAACGACTCAGGTGCAGACGAGAAGAAAAAAGGCGGGCTAGGCAAGATCATCGTCTGGGGACTCATCTTCGTGATGGGTGCCGGGACCGGCATCGCCGTTCCCTTGTTTGTCCTCCCTTCCAACCAATCCACCGCCAGCCAGCCGGCGCCGGATGAAAACCGCATGGATATCCCCGAACCCGATGACAAATTGGGATTCGTGGACTTCGACGAAGTCGTGGTGAACTTGAACGACAGTCGCTACTCGCGATACCTCACGTGCACGTTCTCACTTCAAGTTGCCGCATCGCAAAAAGACGCGATCGACAAACTTGTCGAAGACAACAACGTTGTCCTAAAGAACTGGCTGATTGCGCACCTACGCGACAAGAAGCTGGAAGACGTTCGTGGAAAGCTGGGGCACAACTTACTGCGCCGCGAGATCCACGACAAATTTAACGAAATGCTGTTCACCGATGGCATTGAAAGAATCCAGGACGTTCTCTTTCAAGATTTCAAGGTTCAATGA
- a CDS encoding flagellar hook-basal body protein: MINGLYSGAAAMQMLAKHQELISSNLMHVNSSGHRRVQPAVRQRFGDGSPELTIDRGPEVDKVTTDFRPGRLVDTNRPLDIAISGNGFFSFQNGDQEILTRNGRLFRDAESGELVNEDGYPIQGENGAIVVDPNIAEQSIGIASDGTVSANGNVLGKIQAVAFDNNETLIPFGAIAFTRGVDTVESEAPAKIVQNRHELSNVQPVFELISLIVNTRQHEAVQKATSSLADSLQEYIRS, encoded by the coding sequence ATGATCAACGGTCTCTATAGCGGCGCCGCGGCGATGCAGATGCTCGCAAAGCATCAAGAGCTGATCAGCAGCAACCTGATGCACGTCAACAGCAGCGGCCACCGTCGGGTACAGCCCGCAGTTCGCCAGCGGTTCGGTGACGGATCGCCCGAGCTGACGATCGACCGCGGCCCCGAGGTCGACAAAGTCACCACGGATTTTCGACCAGGTCGGCTCGTCGATACCAATCGCCCCCTGGACATCGCAATTTCTGGAAATGGGTTCTTCTCGTTCCAAAATGGCGATCAAGAAATCTTGACTCGAAATGGCCGTCTGTTTCGTGACGCCGAAAGCGGTGAGCTGGTCAACGAAGATGGCTATCCCATCCAGGGAGAGAACGGCGCAATTGTCGTTGACCCAAACATTGCCGAACAGAGCATCGGTATCGCTAGCGACGGAACCGTTTCCGCCAACGGAAATGTGCTTGGGAAGATCCAAGCGGTCGCATTTGATAACAACGAAACGTTGATCCCTTTCGGCGCGATCGCGTTCACGCGAGGCGTTGATACCGTGGAGAGCGAGGCTCCGGCGAAGATCGTTCAGAACCGACATGAGCTGTCCAACGTTCAGCCGGTTTTCGAATTGATCTCGCTGATCGTCAACACCCGCCAGCATGAAGCCGTTCAGAAGGCAACCAGTTCGCTGGCTGATTCACTTCAAGAATACATTCGTTCATAG
- the flgG gene encoding flagellar basal-body rod protein FlgG, with protein sequence MLKAFYSSATGMRAQEVMIDNTANNLANVNTTGFKRKHINFADLIYDTNSPPGAAGANGIIKPIGLQIGSGVRAVGTTTMFSQGTPQETGIDTHMAIEGEGFFKVTQGANIAYTRDGSFVRDDQGQLVTADGYILDPAVTIPPEATQLSISAGGVVSYQVNGVSTTGPTIQLARFPNPAGLQNIGNNLYTETPASGAEVLGLPGVTGNGLVRQNYVEGSNVEVVSELVSLITAQRAYEINSRAIRAGDEMLSSASDLVR encoded by the coding sequence ATGTTAAAAGCTTTTTACTCCAGCGCGACTGGTATGCGCGCCCAAGAGGTGATGATTGACAACACGGCCAATAACTTGGCGAATGTCAATACAACCGGGTTTAAGCGTAAGCACATCAATTTCGCCGATTTGATCTACGACACAAACAGCCCACCCGGGGCGGCCGGTGCGAACGGAATCATCAAGCCGATCGGTTTGCAAATCGGTAGCGGTGTTCGTGCCGTGGGCACAACAACGATGTTTTCGCAGGGGACGCCGCAGGAAACCGGGATCGATACGCACATGGCGATCGAAGGCGAAGGGTTCTTCAAAGTAACACAGGGTGCAAATATCGCTTACACGCGTGACGGATCATTCGTTCGTGATGACCAAGGGCAGTTGGTCACCGCGGACGGATACATTCTGGATCCTGCGGTGACGATCCCACCTGAAGCGACGCAGTTGTCGATCTCGGCTGGAGGCGTTGTTAGCTATCAGGTCAACGGAGTTTCCACCACCGGGCCGACGATTCAGTTGGCTCGTTTTCCCAATCCCGCCGGCCTTCAGAACATCGGAAACAACCTTTACACCGAGACCCCCGCGAGCGGTGCCGAGGTCCTTGGGTTGCCAGGCGTCACCGGCAATGGATTGGTGCGACAGAACTACGTTGAAGGTTCAAACGTCGAAGTTGTCTCGGAACTCGTGTCCTTGATCACAGCCCAACGCGCCTACGAAATCAACTCGCGTGCCATTCGAGCCGGTGACGAGATGCTCTCCTCGGCAAGTGACCTCGTTCGATAG
- the flgA gene encoding flagellar basal body P-ring formation chaperone FlgA: protein MFRQIRLPILASVVVAMGMAMMVTNVQAERVTLRVKEGQSGVTDRTVHIGDIATLEGGSTTDRRLMSQLDLDSVVDGQPCLISQRQINTRLLLAGFSRQDFQIIGPAVAQAISTSPDHQSKMITNILAAQLGSQFGIDAKRISIRLDNATQVDSFINQFDISSDAIKLAPRNDFPIGRTRLQMQCAQKSSTQSRLPHQVWLDVTVGLSMRVAVASEPVTRGATITDQMIQVVERTISSRADYVDADSVAGKTASRYVPPGTILLASHLIASRQSSTPVVKRNDVIDVVIRAGAGEIRLKNARAMEPGHPGDTIEILNPKSGKRFNAEVVSANLATIAPTGQRRLVR, encoded by the coding sequence ATGTTTCGGCAAATACGTTTGCCGATACTCGCTTCGGTGGTCGTTGCGATGGGGATGGCCATGATGGTCACCAACGTCCAGGCGGAACGGGTAACCCTGCGAGTCAAAGAGGGACAAAGCGGCGTGACCGATCGGACGGTGCACATCGGTGACATCGCGACGCTCGAAGGTGGCTCGACAACGGATCGCCGTTTGATGTCGCAATTGGATCTCGATTCGGTCGTCGACGGACAACCCTGTTTGATTTCACAGCGACAGATCAATACACGGTTATTGCTCGCTGGCTTTTCACGGCAGGATTTTCAGATCATTGGGCCGGCTGTGGCTCAGGCGATTTCGACTTCGCCGGATCATCAATCCAAGATGATCACGAATATCCTTGCGGCCCAATTGGGCAGTCAGTTTGGGATTGATGCCAAGCGAATCAGCATTCGACTGGACAATGCCACACAGGTCGATTCGTTTATCAACCAATTCGATATTTCCAGTGACGCGATCAAGTTGGCACCACGCAACGACTTTCCGATCGGGCGTACCCGTTTGCAGATGCAGTGCGCTCAGAAGAGCTCCACACAAAGTCGACTTCCGCACCAAGTCTGGCTGGACGTGACTGTCGGTTTGTCGATGCGTGTGGCGGTTGCCAGCGAACCTGTAACACGTGGCGCGACGATCACCGATCAAATGATTCAGGTGGTCGAGCGCACCATCAGCTCACGCGCTGATTATGTCGACGCGGATTCCGTCGCCGGAAAGACGGCCAGTCGCTACGTTCCGCCGGGGACAATTCTGCTGGCAAGTCATTTGATCGCATCCCGGCAAAGTTCAACGCCGGTTGTCAAACGCAATGATGTGATCGATGTCGTCATTCGCGCCGGAGCGGGAGAGATCCGTCTTAAGAACGCCCGTGCGATGGAACCGGGGCACCCCGGGGATACGATCGAAATCCTCAACCCCAAATCCGGAAAACGATTCAATGCGGAAGTGGTCAGTGCAAACTTGGCCACGATCGCCCCGACCGGGCAAAGGAGGCTAGTTCGATGA
- a CDS encoding flagellar basal body L-ring protein FlgH, whose amino-acid sequence MIQIRLTIFTWVLTWMVATVLWCQHSPAQSLFERRSANQIDQYRDYVARQRGDTLTVMVAESTDVENRDERVMDKQGQSSSSQGFDYAFGGDVGTSTGDAFLGTNSANQRGFSGDAEFRSARAISDQFGVTVVDVLPNGNLVLEGFRSVSVQGDVRRMRLTGVVRQYDILPGNMVPSNKVADLRLTLDAEGAEQAFTSQGWLSSRINRLWPF is encoded by the coding sequence ATGATCCAGATTCGATTGACAATATTTACTTGGGTTTTGACATGGATGGTGGCGACCGTTCTGTGGTGCCAACATTCACCCGCACAAAGCCTGTTTGAAAGACGAAGTGCGAACCAGATAGACCAATACCGAGACTACGTCGCGAGACAACGCGGCGACACCTTGACGGTCATGGTGGCCGAAAGCACCGATGTCGAAAACCGCGACGAACGCGTCATGGACAAGCAGGGGCAATCAAGTTCGTCGCAAGGATTTGATTACGCGTTCGGAGGCGATGTCGGTACCAGTACCGGTGACGCGTTCTTGGGAACGAACTCCGCAAACCAACGGGGCTTCAGTGGTGACGCGGAGTTCCGAAGTGCGCGAGCGATCAGTGATCAATTCGGTGTCACCGTTGTCGACGTACTACCCAACGGCAACCTCGTCCTCGAAGGCTTTCGATCGGTCAGCGTGCAGGGTGATGTGCGTCGTATGAGATTGACCGGTGTGGTTCGTCAATACGACATTCTGCCAGGCAATATGGTTCCCTCGAACAAGGTTGCCGACCTGCGGTTGACGCTTGATGCCGAAGGCGCCGAGCAAGCATTCACAAGCCAGGGATGGCTGAGCTCTCGCATCAATCGCTTGTGGCCATTCTAA
- a CDS encoding flagellar basal body P-ring protein FlgI, protein MTFPRTGFGTDVTLHNRPTRVVLLWLALLALVLGQCSTLYAQGLPALPPGAGAVQPLPGPAANPPVGMQPDPASALPPLPPASPRFDPSVRIKDITFIEGDRVNHLSGEGLVFGLSGTGGKSLQTRQMATNFYLRKGLRVNTVDTKNMSAVVVSGKVPAFARKGETILVTVSVGDDASSLRGGTLNQTALRGIDDEIYAIAQGPIIGGGISAQGAAASVQVNHPTVGVCEAIVEREIPCTSIVNNGQIRIVLRNKSYSTATEITNALNRVFPGYARATDSGTVDVFIPPSFSDSVTQFVSIIGNLRVTPDTPARVVINQKTGSVVFGHHVKIAPVLFASENIVIATNETAVASQPNPLAGGDTTVLPRTGIDVFESGGRYNVLPAGMTVGDLATALNTLAVSPTTLINIMTSLRNHGALKAELVIE, encoded by the coding sequence GTGACTTTTCCACGCACGGGGTTTGGAACCGACGTGACATTGCACAATCGTCCGACACGAGTCGTCTTGTTGTGGCTTGCGCTGCTAGCGTTAGTGCTGGGACAATGCTCGACATTGTATGCGCAAGGATTGCCGGCACTTCCGCCAGGCGCGGGCGCCGTACAGCCGTTGCCTGGGCCTGCAGCTAATCCACCTGTTGGGATGCAACCGGATCCGGCATCGGCTTTGCCGCCTTTGCCACCCGCTTCGCCGCGTTTTGATCCCTCGGTGCGAATCAAGGATATCACGTTTATCGAAGGCGACCGTGTAAACCATCTCTCTGGCGAGGGTTTGGTTTTCGGGCTCAGCGGTACGGGAGGCAAGTCGCTACAAACGCGTCAAATGGCGACGAACTTCTATCTGCGAAAGGGACTTCGTGTTAACACCGTTGATACGAAAAACATGTCTGCGGTGGTGGTGTCTGGAAAGGTCCCCGCGTTCGCGCGGAAGGGCGAGACAATCTTGGTCACCGTTTCGGTGGGTGACGACGCATCAAGTTTGCGTGGTGGGACGTTGAACCAAACCGCGCTGCGTGGGATCGATGACGAGATCTACGCGATCGCGCAAGGCCCCATCATCGGTGGCGGTATCAGTGCGCAAGGCGCGGCGGCTTCGGTTCAAGTCAACCATCCGACCGTCGGTGTTTGCGAAGCGATCGTTGAACGCGAAATCCCCTGCACCAGCATCGTCAACAACGGTCAGATTCGAATCGTCCTTCGGAATAAGTCCTATTCGACCGCGACAGAGATCACCAATGCGCTCAATCGTGTCTTTCCCGGCTATGCACGTGCAACCGATAGTGGAACGGTCGATGTATTCATTCCGCCATCGTTCAGTGATTCAGTCACGCAGTTCGTTTCGATCATCGGCAATCTACGCGTGACCCCGGATACGCCCGCGCGAGTTGTCATCAATCAAAAGACCGGTTCGGTGGTGTTTGGACATCACGTCAAGATCGCACCGGTCTTGTTCGCGAGTGAAAATATCGTCATCGCGACGAATGAAACGGCTGTCGCGTCACAGCCGAATCCCTTGGCCGGTGGAGATACCACTGTGTTGCCGAGAACCGGAATCGACGTCTTTGAAAGCGGCGGACGCTACAACGTTTTGCCAGCGGGTATGACGGTGGGTGATCTTGCGACGGCGCTAAACACGCTGGCTGTCTCTCCAACGACGTTAATCAACATCATGACTTCGCTACGGAATCATGGTGCGTTAAAAGCTGAACTGGTCATCGAATAG
- a CDS encoding rod-binding protein gives MDGISSSMAMSAPTGMSAIGNGVTASAENIQEIGQEFESVFVSMLLKEMRNSLDEGFFGGEASDSFGGMFDMFIGQHLSKSNALGVGQMLAEQYNSQQDGKPLVGESLSKVS, from the coding sequence ATGGATGGGATTTCATCAAGCATGGCGATGTCGGCTCCGACCGGAATGTCTGCGATTGGAAACGGCGTGACCGCTTCGGCAGAAAACATCCAGGAGATCGGCCAGGAATTCGAAAGCGTGTTCGTTTCGATGCTGCTGAAAGAGATGAGAAACTCGCTTGACGAAGGATTCTTTGGCGGCGAGGCGAGCGACTCATTCGGAGGGATGTTCGACATGTTCATTGGCCAACACCTATCAAAGTCCAATGCTTTGGGTGTCGGGCAGATGTTGGCCGAACAATACAACAGCCAACAGGACGGCAAACCCTTAGTTGGGGAAAGCCTGTCAAAGGTTTCCTAA
- the flgK gene encoding flagellar hook-associated protein FlgK: MPNFNIGLSALRSSQFALQVVSNNVGNANTEGYHRRRVEMATVPPNLIAGHRIGNGVDISYIRRIEDKVTETTLTNVISDVTFVDESLVIERKIESSLLSGDSELGQVLDVFLSEFKNLSSSPNEPTQREVVLKSAQQFAQAIASTKEELNSLRQTVRLQVTHEAENINREFEHLSDVSLAIAGFKARGIEHNNELDDRDALLNRLAAAIGVERREQSDGTLNLVIGRHSIQQGNFANELTVGDSVDPLEVYLDGRETPLTVENGRLGALLNAYNETIPAVEEKLDQLANQLINTINQIHATGVGPAGGFQNLVGNTRIDSASDPLSGEINYADIRSGDLTIALTDANGNRELQTISIDPSVDSLDDVAARISGLTGLNASVNTSTNQIQITSASGFKFDFAGGIDTQPDLSLVTGTSTAELSGTYTGDTNETYTFRIEGTGTVGQTSGLFVNVFDSGGGLVEKYNVGEGYEAGSEIELPNGARVTFEAGTLNNADEFSSTFIGEPDQTNFLSAMQLNSFFFGFDGNTMKVDDQLLLDPRRLASGKTGEPSDTSNLPNFIAVHGAPLMPGDRTFSEFTDEIATELGFDIQTNEKLSDSLGAYKLRLEQERDSKSAVDLNEELVYLQQYQKSYEAAVRIIQATDNILNELFSILR; encoded by the coding sequence ATGCCAAATTTCAACATCGGTTTATCGGCTCTCCGTAGCAGCCAGTTCGCACTGCAGGTGGTGTCCAACAATGTCGGCAATGCGAACACCGAAGGCTACCACCGCCGCCGCGTCGAGATGGCGACCGTTCCGCCAAACTTGATTGCCGGTCACCGAATCGGCAATGGCGTTGATATCTCTTACATCCGTCGTATCGAAGACAAGGTTACCGAGACAACGTTGACGAATGTGATTTCGGATGTCACCTTCGTCGATGAGTCTTTGGTCATCGAGCGTAAAATTGAATCGTCGTTGCTTTCGGGCGATAGCGAACTTGGGCAGGTTTTGGACGTCTTTCTTTCCGAGTTCAAAAATCTATCGTCCAGTCCCAACGAGCCGACACAGCGTGAAGTTGTTCTCAAGTCGGCGCAACAATTTGCACAGGCGATTGCCAGCACGAAGGAAGAGCTGAACAGCTTAAGGCAAACCGTTCGTTTGCAGGTGACACACGAAGCGGAAAACATCAATCGTGAATTTGAGCATCTTAGCGATGTCAGCCTCGCGATCGCTGGATTCAAAGCCCGTGGGATTGAACACAACAATGAACTTGATGACCGTGACGCTCTGTTGAACCGTCTCGCTGCCGCCATCGGTGTTGAACGACGAGAGCAAAGCGACGGGACGTTGAACCTAGTCATCGGTCGTCACTCGATTCAGCAAGGGAACTTTGCCAATGAGCTGACCGTTGGCGATTCCGTCGATCCACTTGAAGTTTACTTGGACGGACGTGAAACGCCGTTGACGGTCGAAAATGGGCGATTGGGTGCGCTGTTGAATGCGTACAACGAAACGATTCCCGCAGTTGAAGAAAAGCTGGATCAGCTGGCCAATCAATTGATCAACACGATCAACCAAATTCATGCTACCGGTGTCGGGCCTGCCGGCGGGTTTCAGAACCTCGTCGGAAACACGCGAATCGATTCTGCCTCCGATCCGCTCTCTGGCGAGATCAACTATGCGGACATTCGTTCCGGAGACCTGACGATCGCCTTGACGGATGCGAACGGAAATCGTGAGCTGCAAACAATCAGCATCGATCCTAGTGTCGATAGTTTGGACGATGTCGCGGCAAGAATCTCTGGTTTGACCGGACTGAACGCTTCGGTCAACACCTCGACAAATCAAATCCAGATCACCAGCGCATCCGGATTCAAATTTGATTTTGCAGGCGGCATTGATACTCAGCCCGATTTGTCGTTGGTCACCGGGACTAGTACGGCCGAATTGTCTGGCACCTATACCGGCGATACGAACGAAACCTATACGTTTCGCATCGAAGGTACCGGAACGGTCGGGCAAACGAGCGGACTGTTCGTCAACGTTTTCGATTCGGGCGGCGGTTTGGTCGAAAAGTACAACGTTGGCGAAGGTTACGAAGCGGGCTCCGAAATCGAATTGCCCAACGGTGCGAGAGTGACGTTTGAGGCCGGCACGTTGAACAACGCTGATGAGTTTTCGTCAACATTCATCGGTGAGCCAGATCAAACGAATTTCCTCTCCGCGATGCAGCTCAATTCGTTCTTCTTCGGGTTTGATGGGAACACGATGAAGGTCGATGATCAGCTGTTGCTTGACCCTCGGCGTTTGGCATCAGGTAAAACGGGCGAGCCATCGGACACTTCCAATCTGCCTAATTTCATCGCGGTGCATGGCGCACCGCTAATGCCCGGCGATCGGACCTTTTCCGAATTTACAGACGAAATCGCTACCGAGCTTGGATTCGATATCCAAACCAACGAGAAGCTGTCCGACAGTTTGGGAGCGTACAAGCTGCGTCTTGAGCAAGAACGTGACTCCAAATCAGCTGTCGACCTCAACGAAGAACTGGTCTATCTGCAGCAATATCAAAAGTCCTACGAAGCCGCGGTGAGAATCATTCAAGCGACTGACAATATTCTCAACGAGCTCTTTTCGATCCTAAGGTAA